The genome window AAAAAGGAACTAAATATAAACTTCCTATGTTTAATTATGAAGATTTTCCAAATTTCCCAAGCACTGAAGGAAAAGATAAATTTGATATTGATTCAAGTGATTTAAGTAGATCTTTGAAAAAAATCTTACCTGCAGTTGATACAAATAATCCAAAGTATTCTTTAAATGGTGCTTTACTTGATATAAAAACTACTCACATCAGCTTTGTAGGGACAGATACAAAACGCTTAGCAGTTTTCACACTAAATAAAACAAATGAAAAAGAATTTAACCTTTGTATTCCTAAAAAAGCTATTTTAGAAATGCAAAAAATCTTTTTTGAAAAAATTGAAATTTATTATGATGAAAATATATTGATTGCAAAAAATGATAATTTTGAGTTTTTCACAAAACTTATCAATGATAAATTCCCTGATTATGAAAGAGTAATTCCAAAAAATATCACAAAAGAATTTATTTTTAAAACTGAGGAATTTATGGACGCATTGAAAAAAATCAATGTAATTACTGAAAAAATGAAATTAAATTTCCATAAAGATAAGCTTGTATTTGAAGGTATTAGTTTAGATAATATGGAAGCAAAAACTGAACTTGAAATGGAACTTAATATAGATGAAGAATTTAATCTTTGCATTAAAAATAAATTTATCACTGACTTTTTAAATTCTATTGAAAGTGAAACATTCAAACTTAGCATAAATGAACCTCATATGGCGTTTTTAGTTTCAAGTGAAGAATTACAGACTGTAATTATGCCAGTTATTTTATAAGGAAAATAAATGCAAGAAAATCAAAATTACGGCGCAGGAAATATTAAAGTTTTAAAAGGCTTAGAAGCTGTTAGAAAACGCCCTGGTATGTACATAGGTGATACCAATATAGGCGGTCTTCATCATATGATTTATGAAGTAGTAGATAATTCTATCGATGAAGCTATGGCAGGTTTTTGTGATACGATTAATGTAGAAATTACCACAGAAGGTTCTTGTATAGTAAGTGATAATGGTAGAGGAATTCCTGTAGGAATTCACCCTACTGAAAATATCCCTACTTTAACTGTAGTTTTAACCGTACTTCATGCAGGTGGAAAATTTGATAAAGATACTTATAAAGTTTCAGGTGGTTTACACGGGGTTGGTGTGAGCGTTGTAAATGCTTTATCAAAAAAATTAGTTGCTACAGTACATAGAGATGGAGAAATTTATCGCCAAGAATTTTCAGAAGGTAAAGTCACAAGCAATTTTGAAACCATAGGTAAAAGTAAAAAAACAGGAACAATTATAGAATTTTGGCCAGATGATCAAATTTTTGAAGTGACTGATTTTGATTATGAAATTTTAGCTAAAAGATTTCGTGAACTTGCATATTTAAATCCAAAAATTACTATAAATTTTAAAGATAACCGCGTAGGAAAAGCGGAAAGTTTTCATTTTGAAGGTGGTATAAGTCAGTTTGTTACAGATTTAAATAAAAAACAAGCTTTAACTAAGGCAATATTTTTCAATGTAGATGAAGAAGATGTAAATGTTGAAGTAGCATTGCTTTATAATGATAGTTACAGTGAAAATTTACTTTCTTTTGTAAATAATATTAAAACTCCAGATGGTGGAACGCACGAAGCAGGTTTTAGAATGGGCTTAACTCGTGTTATAAGTAATTATATTGAAGCAAATGCTAGTGCTAGAGAAAAAGACTCTAAAATCACAGGTGATGATGTAAGAGAAGGTTTGATAGCGGTTGTAAGTGTAAAAGTACCTGAGCCACAATTTGAAGGACAAACTAAAGGAAAATTAGGTTCAAGTTACGTTAGACCTATAGTTTCTAAGGCTTCTTTTGAGTATTTGACAAAATATTTTGAAGAAAATCCTATCGAAGCAAAAGCTATCATGAATAAAGCTTTAATGGCTGCTCGTGGTAGAGAAGCAGCTAAAAAAGCTAGAGAGCTAACAAGAAAAAAAGAAAGTTCAAGTGTAGGGACTTTGCCAGGAAAATTAGCTGATTGTCAAAGTAAAGATCCAAGTGAAAGTGAAATTTATTTGGTTGAGGGTGATAGTGCGGGAGGTTCTGCAAAACAAGGTAGAGAAAGAACTTTCCAGGCGATTTTACCTTTAAGAGGTAAAATACTCAATGTTGAAAAAGCAAGACTAGATAAAATTTTAAAAAGTGAACAAATTCAAAATATGATCACAGCTTTTGGTTGTGGGATCGGTGATGAGTTTGATATAGAAAAACTAAGATATCATAAAATCATCATCATGACCGATGCTGATGTGGATGGTTCTCACATACAAACTTTGCTTTTGACATTTTTCTTCCGCTTTATGAATGATCTTGTAACAAATGGACATATTTATTTAGCTCAACCACCTTTATATCGCTATAAAAAAGGTCAGAAAAAAGAAATTTATCTAAAAGATGAAAAAGCTTTAAATGATTATTTAATCGAAACAGGTATAGAGAGTTCTACTTATGAGGGCATAGGATTAAATGATTTAAAAGATTTTCTAAAAATCGTTGCAGCTTATAGAAGTGTTTTAAAAGAATTAGAAAAAAGATTTAATGTGATTTCAGTGATTAGATATTTGATAGAAAATCCTGATTTAATAAAAGCTTCTAATGAAGAATTATTTAAAGTTATAAAAGAATTTTTAGAAAAACAAAGTCACAATATCTTAAATTCATATATTAATGAAAATGAAATTCGTGTTTATGTGCAAACTGAAAATGGTTTAGAAGAGCTTATTATCAATGATGATTTATTTGCTAATCCTTTATATGAAGAGGCAAATTATATTTATCAAAAAATCAAAGATAGAGATTTAAAATTTGATAAAGATATTTTAGAAATTTTAGATGAAGTTGAAAAAAATGCTAAAAAAGGTGCTTATATACAACGCTATAAAGGTCTTGGTGAGATGAATCCTGAACAACTTTGGGAAACAACTATGGATCCAAGTAATCGTCGTTTGTTAAAGATCACCATAGAAGATGCTCAAAGAGCAAATGATACTTTCAACCTTTTCATGGGTGATGATGTAGAACCACGTCGTGAGTATATACAAGCTCATGCTAAAGATGTTAAACATTTGGATGTTTAATGACAAAAAATCTATTTGATTTTAATGAAAATAAAAAAGAATATTTTTTAAAATCTTTAAAAGGTAAAAATTTACCTTTTAAAAGATATGTTAAAAGTCCTATTAGATATGGTGGTGGAAAATCACTTGCAGTAGGTATTATATTAGAGTATTTTCCAAATGATTTAAAAAGACTTATTAGTCCTTTTATTGGTGGTGGAAGTGTAGAGATTGCAAGTGCTTTAGAATTAGATATTAAAGTAAAAGCATTTGATATATTTGATATATTAGTTAATTTTTGGCAAATTATTTTAAATGATAATAAAAATTTATATGAAGAACTTTTAAAATTAAGTCCTGATAAAAATACTTATAAAATAATAAAAGAAGAATTAAAAAATCATTGGGAAAATAATTTAAAACTTGATAATTTAACTTTAGCAAGAGATTATTTTTTTAATTTTAATCTTAGTTATGGTCCAGGATTTTTAGGTTGGATGTCAAGTAATTATGAAAATAAAGATAAATACTTAAAAATGTTAGAAAAAATTAAAAATTTTAATGTTAAAAATTTAGAGGTTCAATGTGCTTCATTTGAAGAAGTTTTTAAATTATATCCAAATGATTTTTTTTATTGTGATCCGCCTTATTATCTTGAAGGTGATTCAAAAATGTTTAAAGGAATTTATCCTATGAGAAATTTTCCTATTCATCATAATAATTTTAATCATGATTTATTGGCACAATGCCTTAAAAATCATAAGGGAAAATTTATACTTAGTTATAATGATTGTGAATTTATCAGAAAAACTTATAAAGATTTTAAAATTTTAGAACCAAAATGGCAATATACTATGGGACAGGGTGAAACAAGAGTTGGTAAAAATCGTATTAATAGAGGTGATGATACAAACATTAAAAAAAGTCATGAATTATTAATAATAAAGGATTAAAATTGAAAATAAGTCAAGTTAAAACAGCATTTAAAATTGCAGATGTTGAATTTATTGAAGGTAGTACAAAACTTAATTTTAATTATTTAAAAGATTTAAAAGATGAAAATAATAATTCATTACCACAAAGTATTTTAACTGAAAATGTAGCTAGAGTTTATTTAATAGTTGTAGATGGTGAAATTAAAAAAATAGGTGGTTCTCAAGATAAAGGTGGTATAAAAGGAACATTATCAATTTATAAAGATGGTGGTATAAAAGGTCGTCCTAGTATTAGAAGTTTTGGTATATGGTATTTTTTATATCATACTATATTACAAGGTAAAAAGATTGAATTTTATATGATTTTTCAAGAAAATTTTGAAAAAGATATAAAAGGCTTATTTGGATACCACAAAATTAAAAATGCTTCTATTAGTTATAAATTTATAGAAGAATGTTGTAATAAAGATTATTTAGCATTTGAAAATAGTAAATATCCAGATTGGAATGTTCAAGAACAAGGTATGGATTGGCCTGAAGATATAAAAAATTTACATGCAGAAATTCAAAAAAATGCTCAAACAAGAGATAAAAAAATTATAAGACAAGAAGTAAAAATTTAATCAATGAAAACTTTTTTACAAAATATTCCAAAAGTGGAATTACACTTACATATTGAAGGCTCATTAGAGCCTAAAATGATGTTTGAATTAGCTAAAAGAAATAATATTGATTTAAAATATAAAAGCGAAGATGAGATTAAAAAACTTTGTTTTAATGCTGTTGATGCTTCTTTTTTACAAGAAAATGAAAAAGAAAATTTAAGAAAGCTAATTTTTAATTTTCAAGAATGATTTTTTTACTTGGAGGAGAAAGTCACACAGGTAAGACCTTGCTTGCTCAAAAACTTCTTGAAAAATTTTCTTATCCTTATTTGAGTTTAGATCATCTAAAAATGGGTTTGATTAAAGGAATGAAAGATTTTCCTTTTAAAGTAGATGAGGATGAAAAAATAGCTGAGTTTTTATTTCCTATTGTAGATGGTATAATTCAAACTTGTATAGAAAATAAACAAAATTTAATTATTGAAGGAATTTATCTTACTCCAAAAAAGCTACAAAAATTTCAAAATCATTCTGATGTTAAAATACTTTATATCATTTTTTCAAAAGAATATATTTTACAAAATTATGAATTAATCTATCAAAATGAAAATGTTATAGAAAAGCGTTTATTTAGCGAAAAAGAAGAAATAAACACTCTTATTTTAGATCATCAAAAACTTAAAACTCAATGTGAAAATTTAAATCTTCCTTTTATAGAAATTCAAAAAGACTATGAAACTGAATTAAAAAATGCAATAGATTTTTTTGCCTAAAAGCAAGTAAATAGTTATATAATATCTAAAAAATTATAAGGATTAAAATGCATTTTACTCAGCAGCAATTGCAACGATTAATGCTTCATTATGCAGGGAAAATCGCTAAAGATAGAAAAGAGCAAAAAATAAAATTAAATTACAATGAAGCTTTAGCTTATATATGTTATGAATTAATGGAACTTGCAAGAAAAAATTTAAGTGTAAGTGAATTGATGAGCATAGGAAAAACTTTACTTACAAGTGAAGATGTGATAGATGGTGTTGCAAGTATGCTTGATGAAATTCAAATAGAACTTCCTTTTGAAGATGGTACAAAATTAGTTACTATACACGAACCTATAGCAAATGATGATAAAATAAAAGCTGGAGAGATATTTTTATCATCAGAATTTATTGTGCTGAATGAAAATAAAACTTCTATAGAAATCAAAGTAAGCAATAAAGGTGATCGTCCTATACAAGTTGGTTCACATTTTCATTTCTTTGAGGTTAATCGCTTTTTGTCTTTTGATAGAGAAAAAGCTTATGGTAAAAGGTTAAATATCGCTTCAGGAACAAGTGTGAGATTTGAACCAGGTGAAGAAAAAACAGTAAGTTTAATAGAATTTGGTGGTTTAAAAAAGGTTTTAGGTTTTAATAATCTTTGTGATGATTTTATCAATGATGAAAATAAAACTAAAGCTTTATCAAAAGCAAAAGAGAAAGGATTTCTTTGATTAAGATTAGCAAAAAAGACTATGTGAATATGTATGGTCCAACAACTAATGATAGAGTAAGATTAGCAGATACAGATTTAATTTTAAGAGTAGAAAAAGATTATACTTTATATGGTGAAGAAGTTAAATTTGGTGGTGGTAAAAATATCAGAGATGGTATGGCTCAAAGTGTGAGTGAGGGAGACTTTCCGGATTTAGTTTTAACTAATGCTTTGATTGTTGATTATACCGGTATTTATAAAGCAGATATTGGGATAAAAAATGGCTATATAGTAGGTATAGGAAAAGCAGGTAATCCTGATATACAAGATGGAGTTGATCCTAGTTTAGTTATAGGTACAAGTACAGATATTATTGGTGCAGAGGGTTTAATAGTAACTGCAGGTGGTATTGATACTCATATACATTTTATTTCCCCAACTCAAATTGAATGTGCCTTATATAGTGGTGTTACTACTATGATAGGAGGTGGTATAGGACCAAGTGAGGGAACAAATGCTACAACTTGCACAAGTGGGGCTTATCATATACATTCTATGTTAAAAGCTACGCAAAATTACCCTATGAATTTTGGTTTTTTAGGTAAAGGAAATTCAAGCAATAAAAATGCTTTGAAAGAGCAAATTATAGCTGGTGCATGTGGCTTAAAAATTCATGAAGATTGGGGTGCTACTTCTAGTGTGATTGATACTAGTTTAAATATAGCTGATGAAATGGATATACAAGTAGCTATCCATACAGATACTTTAAATGAAGCAGGTTTTGTAGAAGATACAATTAAAGCTATTAATGGTAGAGTTATCCATACTTTTCATACTGAAGGTGCAGGTGGTGGCCATGCTCCTGATATTATTAAAATGGCAGGTTTTGAAAATGTTTTACCTGCAAGTACTAATCCTACTATGCCTTTTACTAAAAATACCATTGATGAGCATTTAGATATGCTTATGGTTTGTCATCATTTAGATAATAAAATCAAAGAAGATGTTGAATTTGCAGATAGTAGAATTCGTCCTGAAACTATAGCAGCAGAAGATAAACTTCATGATATGGGTGTTTTTAGCATTATGAGTAGTGATTCTCAAGCTATGGGACGCGTAGGTGAAGTGATTTTAAGAACATGGCAAAGTGCTGATAAATGTAAAAAAGAATTTGGTGCTTTGAAAGAAGATAATGATTTAGATGATAATTTTCGTATTAAACGCTATATAGCAAAATACACTATAAATCCTGCCATCGCACATGGGATTGATAGTTATGTTGGTTCTATTGAAGTAGGAAAATTTGCTGATTTAGTGCTTTGGCAACCTAAATTTTTTGGAGTAAAACCAAAGCTTATTTTAAAAGGTGGCTTGATAGTAGGTGCAAAAATAGGCGATGCTAATGCTTCTATCCCAACGCCTGAGCCTATTATCTATGAAAAAATGTTTGGAGCAAATTTAAATGAAAATGCTTTACATTTTGTTTCTAAAGCTTCTTTAGAGGCTAATATACCTGAAAAATTAAGCTTAAAAAGAAAATGTGTTGCAGTAAAAAATTGTAGAAATATTACTAAAAAAGACTTGAAATTTAATGATAAAGTTCAAGATATAGAAGTAAATCCACAAACTTATGAAGTAAAAATAAATGGTGAGCTTATTAGCTCTAAGAGTGTTGATTCTTTAGCTTTAGCTAGAAAATATTTTATGATTTAATGATTTTACTTCAAAATAAAATAACGCATTATGATTTAAACAAAGAATGCGATTTTTTAGAGCTTAGTTGGTTTGATACTTTTAAAAAGATATTAAGAACAACGACTTTAAAAGGACTAGATGTCGCTATAAAAATGCCTGATAATAAAGGTTTAAATCATAATGATTGTTTATATGATGAGGATTTTTTGATTTTAGTAAAAATCAAACCTGAAAAGGTTTTAAAAATTCACATAGAAAATGAATATAACCTTGCTTTAATAAGTTATCAAGTGGGTAATATGCACTTAAATTTATTTTATAAAGATCATAAACTCATTACTTTAGAGCAAAATTCTATCATAAGGTTTTTAGAAAAATTTAATATAAAATACGAAAAATGTGAGGAAATTTTAGAGCCAAAATATATGCTTGATATGCCAAGTTTTATCCAAGTTGATCCAAATTTTAAACTTATTAAAGAATAAAGATGAATAAATTAAATTTTTTACTTTTACAAATTAGTGATTCTTCTTTTCCTATAGGAGCTTTTTCACATTCTTTTGGTTTAGAATCTTATGTGAATTTTGCTTATATAAAAAATATAGAAGATGCTAAAAAAGTTTTAAAAACTCAGCTTTATTCTAATATTTTGTATTTTGAACTTTTAGCTTTGAAAATAGCTTATGAAAATGCAAATGATGTAGAAAATTTATTAATTTATCAAAGAAAATTTTTATCAAGTATAGTTGCAAAAGAACAAAGTCAAGCTTATGTTTTTTTAGCTAAACGCTTTGTAAAAAATGTCAGTCTTTATGGATTATCAAATCCTTTATTAAATCAATACATTAAAGAAAATCAAACTCCTATTTATCCTTTTGTGTATGCTTTATTTTGTAAAGATAATGAGCTTGATTTTATGTATGAAAGTTTTTTGTTTGCTTTAATGAGTAATTTTATTAATATTCTTGTAAAAATCGTGCCTTTATCACAAAATGAAGGGCAGATTTTACTTTTTCAACTACAGCAAGATTTTCAAAATGTTCTTTCTAAATTACAAAATTTAACTTTAAAAGATTGGTGTGAAAATCACAATATCTTAAATGATTATTTGGGTATAAAACACCAAAATTTAGCATTTAAAATTTATATTTCTTAAAAGGGTTATAATGGTTAAAATAGGCATAGGTGGTCCTGTAGGTAGTGGTAAAACAGCTTTAGTATTAAATTTATGCCAAGCTTTAAAAGATGAACTTTCTTTGGCTGTGATTACAAATGATATTTATACAAATGAAGATGCAAATTTTTTAATCAAACAAGGTGTTCTTGAAAAAGAAAGGATCATAGGAGTACAAACTGGAGGTTGTCCTCATACAGCTATTAGAGAAGATGCTTCTTGTAATCTTGAAGCCGTTGAACTTTTACAAGAACGATTTAGCGATTTAGATCTTATTTTTATAGAAAGTGGCGGAGATAATTTATCGATGACTTTTTCACCTGAACTTGTGGATTTTTTTATCTTTGTTATAGATGTTGCCCAAGGAGAAAAAATTCCACGCAAAGGTGGTCCTGCTATTTGTAGGTCTGATTTAATGATTATCAATAAAATAGACTTAGCTCCTTATGTGAATGCTTCTTTAAAAATTATGCAAGAAGATACTTTAAAAATGCGTGGAGATAGACCTTTTATCATGAGTAATCTTCAAACTAAAGAAGGTTTAGATGAAATCACTGCTTGGATTAAAAAATACACACTTTTAAAGGATTGATTTGTTTGCTCAAAAGAGTGTTTTTAAACTTACATTAGATACTATCAATGAAAAAACTATCATAAAAAATTCTTTTTTCACACCTCCTTTTAAGCTTATGAGGAATTTTTATGATAAAAAATTAACTAGTATATATGTTTTAAACTCTAGTGCTGGAATTTTCAAAGAGGATCATTTAAGTTTTGAAATCATATGTAAGAAAAGTACAAACACCGCTATACTCACACAAAGTTATGAAAAGGTATATGATACTAAAGATTCTTTTGCAAGTAAAAATATTGATTTTACTCTTGAAGAAAATGCAATCTTTTTTTATATACCAAAGCCACTTTTGCTTCAAGAAAATGCAAATTTTATACAAAATACAAAGATCAATCTAGCTTCTTTTTCAAGATTAGTTTATGTTGATTTTGTCATTTTTGGTAGAGTGGCTATGGATGAAAAATTTGCCTTTAAAAATTATGAGAGTTTAACTCAAATTTATAGAAATGATACTTTAATTTTAAATGATAAAATTAAAATCAATCCTTCTTATATGAAAGAAAATGAATTAAATTTTTTTGCAAATCATACGCATTATTTGAGTATTTATCTTTTTGGATATGATGAGTTTTATGAAGAATTAAAAGCTTCATTTGATGATATAAATCAACTTTTTTATGAGGGTTTGTGTATAAAAATCCTTAGTAATGAAAGTGAAAAATTACTTTTACTTCAAAATAAGCTTTTTAAATTTTGTCAAAATAAAATATAAAATATTGTGGTATTATAATTTTTTAAAAACAAACTAAGGATTATAAATGCGATATGGTGAAAAAGAAATCAAAGAATTTAGTGTAGAAAATATGGAAGTTTGGCCAAATGATGCTAAAAATGATTATGTGATTAAAATCACTTTGCCTGAATTTATGTGTTGTTGTCCGCGTAGTGGATATCCTGATTTTGCTACGATTTACTTAGAATACATTCCAAATAAATTAGTAGTAGAGCTTAAAGCAATCAAACTTTATATCAATACCTTTATGTATAGAAATGTTTCACATGAAGCAAGTATCAATGAAATTTACAATACTTTAAAAGAAAAACTTGAACCAAAATGGATAAAAGTAGTAGGTGATTTTAACCCTCGTGGTAATGTGCATACTGTTATAGAATGTAGATCTGATTTAGTAGTGCCACAATGATTTTAAGATTAATTTAATCTTAAAATCAATATTATATTAACCTTAAAAATACAAAAGTTAAATCATTTTACTTTTAGAAACACTTCATTATAAATAAGACTATTTTTATATTATTTTGTGTAAAAATATTTTAGAATTTCATTTGGAAAATTTATATTTAAAGGATAATATATGCAAGATTATTTAGAACATAATTCTCAAGAAGATCGTAGAGGATTTTTAAAAAATTTAGGTATTACTCTTTTAGGAGCTAGTGCCTTAGCAAATGTTTCTTTAGACAATTACTTTTTAGGAAGTAAGGTTCTTGCTAAAGAATTAGATACATTTAAAATTGAAGGAAAAAAAGATGTAATTTATCATGGGGAAAGACCTATGACAGCGGAAACGCAAATTTATGCCTTAGATTCTGATTTTACTAAAGCTGAAAATTTTTTTGTAAGAAATAATGGAATTCCACCTGAACTTTCTGTGATTAAAGAAAAAATCAAACAGGGTTGGACGCTTGAAATAGGTGGTGAAAGCGTTAAAAATGCAAAAACTTATACCTTAGATGAATTAAAGAAAAAATTTAAACATTATACTTATGCTTTGACTTTAGAATGTGGTGGAAATGGAAGAGGTGAAGTTATACCTAGTACTAAAGGAACTCAATGGGGATATGGAGCAGTTGCTTGTGGTAGATGGACTGGAATCAGATTAAAAGATATTTTGGAAGATTGTGGCATAAAAGATGATGCTGTTTATATAGGGTATTATGGGATTGATACAAAATTAAATGGTGAAGAAGTTTCTCCTATTAGTAGAGGTGTACCTATGAAAAAAGCTATGCAAGATGAAACATTAATTGCTTGGGCTTATGAAGGTAAAGATATACCTTGGATTAACGGTTATCCGCTTCGTTTGGTTTGTGGAGGTTATCCTGCAAGTGCAAGTGGTAAATGGTTATCAAAGATTGTTGTGAGAAATAAAATTCATGATGGTGAAAAAATGGAAACTTCTTACAAAATACCTGTAAACCCTGTAAAACCTGGTGATTTTACAACTAAAGGTGAAATGAAAATAATAGAATCTATGCCTGTTAAATCTATCATAACTAATATCAAAAATAATGATAAAATTAAAGTAAATAAAAAATTCGAAGTAAGAGGAAAAGCTTGGGCAGGAGAACTTGAAGTTAGTGAAGTTTATGTAAGTAATGACTATGGTGTAACTTGGACCAAAGCAAAAGTTGAAAAGCCTTTAAATCGTCTTGCATGGCAAAAATGGAGTGTGCAAATTTCAATTCCTACTAAAGGATATTATGAAATTTGGGCAAGAGCAATTGACAATAAAGGAAATAGTCAACCTATGGTTTTAGCACAATGGAATCCTAATGGTTATTTAAATAATGCTTGTCATAGAGTAAATGTTTTTGGAGTATAATATGATAAAAAAGATTATTTTAATTTTGTGTATAGGATTTTCTTTTATTTTTGCAAATTCGCAATACAAGATAAATCCTGATACAGGATTAATTATAGATAAAAATTCACCTTTAGTAGAAGCTCATTGTTTAGCGTGTCATGGATCAGGATTAATCACTAATATGCGTGCAAGTAAGCAAGCTTGGCTTGCGGCTATTAGATGGATGCAAGCTTCGGAAGGTTTATGGGAAATTCCTGCTGAAGATGAAGAAAAAATCCTTAATTATCTTACAAAATATTATGGAGAAAAATATGATACAAGAAGGAGAATTCCTTTAGTTTTATTAGAAAAATAATCTAATATTTTGTATTATTGTAAAAAATATGAAGGAAGATTATGAAAGTAAAGATTTTAGGCTTAATTGCAAGTGTTGCTTTGGTTTCAAATTTAGCTTTAGCAGATGAAAATTCAGGTTTGTTTTTAGGTA of Campylobacter lari contains these proteins:
- the dnaN gene encoding DNA polymerase III subunit beta; this translates as MKISINKNTLESAIVLTNSYVDKKDSSNIASHLLFEVVEDKLIIRASDYEIGINYKIKKIKVESAGFATANAKSILDIIKSLNNEDVVLETIENFLFIRQKGTKYKLPMFNYEDFPNFPSTEGKDKFDIDSSDLSRSLKKILPAVDTNNPKYSLNGALLDIKTTHISFVGTDTKRLAVFTLNKTNEKEFNLCIPKKAILEMQKIFFEKIEIYYDENILIAKNDNFEFFTKLINDKFPDYERVIPKNITKEFIFKTEEFMDALKKINVITEKMKLNFHKDKLVFEGISLDNMEAKTELEMELNIDEEFNLCIKNKFITDFLNSIESETFKLSINEPHMAFLVSSEELQTVIMPVIL
- the gyrB gene encoding DNA topoisomerase (ATP-hydrolyzing) subunit B is translated as MQENQNYGAGNIKVLKGLEAVRKRPGMYIGDTNIGGLHHMIYEVVDNSIDEAMAGFCDTINVEITTEGSCIVSDNGRGIPVGIHPTENIPTLTVVLTVLHAGGKFDKDTYKVSGGLHGVGVSVVNALSKKLVATVHRDGEIYRQEFSEGKVTSNFETIGKSKKTGTIIEFWPDDQIFEVTDFDYEILAKRFRELAYLNPKITINFKDNRVGKAESFHFEGGISQFVTDLNKKQALTKAIFFNVDEEDVNVEVALLYNDSYSENLLSFVNNIKTPDGGTHEAGFRMGLTRVISNYIEANASAREKDSKITGDDVREGLIAVVSVKVPEPQFEGQTKGKLGSSYVRPIVSKASFEYLTKYFEENPIEAKAIMNKALMAARGREAAKKARELTRKKESSSVGTLPGKLADCQSKDPSESEIYLVEGDSAGGSAKQGRERTFQAILPLRGKILNVEKARLDKILKSEQIQNMITAFGCGIGDEFDIEKLRYHKIIIMTDADVDGSHIQTLLLTFFFRFMNDLVTNGHIYLAQPPLYRYKKGQKKEIYLKDEKALNDYLIETGIESSTYEGIGLNDLKDFLKIVAAYRSVLKELEKRFNVISVIRYLIENPDLIKASNEELFKVIKEFLEKQSHNILNSYINENEIRVYVQTENGLEELIINDDLFANPLYEEANYIYQKIKDRDLKFDKDILEILDEVEKNAKKGAYIQRYKGLGEMNPEQLWETTMDPSNRRLLKITIEDAQRANDTFNLFMGDDVEPRREYIQAHAKDVKHLDV
- a CDS encoding DNA adenine methylase; this encodes MTKNLFDFNENKKEYFLKSLKGKNLPFKRYVKSPIRYGGGKSLAVGIILEYFPNDLKRLISPFIGGGSVEIASALELDIKVKAFDIFDILVNFWQIILNDNKNLYEELLKLSPDKNTYKIIKEELKNHWENNLKLDNLTLARDYFFNFNLSYGPGFLGWMSSNYENKDKYLKMLEKIKNFNVKNLEVQCASFEEVFKLYPNDFFYCDPPYYLEGDSKMFKGIYPMRNFPIHHNNFNHDLLAQCLKNHKGKFILSYNDCEFIRKTYKDFKILEPKWQYTMGQGETRVGKNRINRGDDTNIKKSHELLIIKD
- a CDS encoding type II restriction endonuclease; the protein is MKISQVKTAFKIADVEFIEGSTKLNFNYLKDLKDENNNSLPQSILTENVARVYLIVVDGEIKKIGGSQDKGGIKGTLSIYKDGGIKGRPSIRSFGIWYFLYHTILQGKKIEFYMIFQENFEKDIKGLFGYHKIKNASISYKFIEECCNKDYLAFENSKYPDWNVQEQGMDWPEDIKNLHAEIQKNAQTRDKKIIRQEVKI
- a CDS encoding adenylate kinase; its protein translation is MIFLLGGESHTGKTLLAQKLLEKFSYPYLSLDHLKMGLIKGMKDFPFKVDEDEKIAEFLFPIVDGIIQTCIENKQNLIIEGIYLTPKKLQKFQNHSDVKILYIIFSKEYILQNYELIYQNENVIEKRLFSEKEEINTLILDHQKLKTQCENLNLPFIEIQKDYETELKNAIDFFA
- the ureB gene encoding urease subunit beta; its protein translation is MHFTQQQLQRLMLHYAGKIAKDRKEQKIKLNYNEALAYICYELMELARKNLSVSELMSIGKTLLTSEDVIDGVASMLDEIQIELPFEDGTKLVTIHEPIANDDKIKAGEIFLSSEFIVLNENKTSIEIKVSNKGDRPIQVGSHFHFFEVNRFLSFDREKAYGKRLNIASGTSVRFEPGEEKTVSLIEFGGLKKVLGFNNLCDDFINDENKTKALSKAKEKGFL
- the ureC gene encoding urease subunit alpha, whose protein sequence is MIKISKKDYVNMYGPTTNDRVRLADTDLILRVEKDYTLYGEEVKFGGGKNIRDGMAQSVSEGDFPDLVLTNALIVDYTGIYKADIGIKNGYIVGIGKAGNPDIQDGVDPSLVIGTSTDIIGAEGLIVTAGGIDTHIHFISPTQIECALYSGVTTMIGGGIGPSEGTNATTCTSGAYHIHSMLKATQNYPMNFGFLGKGNSSNKNALKEQIIAGACGLKIHEDWGATSSVIDTSLNIADEMDIQVAIHTDTLNEAGFVEDTIKAINGRVIHTFHTEGAGGGHAPDIIKMAGFENVLPASTNPTMPFTKNTIDEHLDMLMVCHHLDNKIKEDVEFADSRIRPETIAAEDKLHDMGVFSIMSSDSQAMGRVGEVILRTWQSADKCKKEFGALKEDNDLDDNFRIKRYIAKYTINPAIAHGIDSYVGSIEVGKFADLVLWQPKFFGVKPKLILKGGLIVGAKIGDANASIPTPEPIIYEKMFGANLNENALHFVSKASLEANIPEKLSLKRKCVAVKNCRNITKKDLKFNDKVQDIEVNPQTYEVKINGELISSKSVDSLALARKYFMI
- a CDS encoding urease accessory protein UreE, yielding MILLQNKITHYDLNKECDFLELSWFDTFKKILRTTTLKGLDVAIKMPDNKGLNHNDCLYDEDFLILVKIKPEKVLKIHIENEYNLALISYQVGNMHLNLFYKDHKLITLEQNSIIRFLEKFNIKYEKCEEILEPKYMLDMPSFIQVDPNFKLIKE